ATTGATGGCCTTGGGTCCTACGGATTGTCCGAGAGTTTTTGGAAGCCGCTGCGCGATGCAGGCGGCGAGGTGCGCCAATTCAACCCGATTTCGTTGCATCGTTGGGGCATTCGCGACCACCGCAAGCTCCTGGTCTGCGACCAAGGCATCGCCTTTGTCGGCGGGTTCAATATCGCGCCTGAATATGAAGGGGATGGCGTGAATTGCGGCTGGTGCGATATCGGGCTGCGGATTGAGGGCGCGCTCGTCAGCCGGCTCGCTGCGGCGTTCGATGAGATGTTCGCCCGCGCTGAGTTTCAGCATAAGCGGTTCATGCGCCTGCGCCCCATCACGGCCTCAAAAAGCATTCTCACCCCACAGGAACAGGTCTTGTTGAGCGGACCGGGCCGGAGGCGCAATCCCATCCGGCGCGCCTTGGGGGCCGACCTGGGGCGGGCGCGCTCCGTGCAAATCATGGTTGCCTATTTCCTCCCCTCCTGGCGCATCCGCAGACAACTGATGCGCGTTATCCGCCAGGGAGGCCGTGTCCAACTCATATTGGCAGGCAAATCGGATATAACGATCTCGAGGCTGGCAGCGCAGAACCTGTACCGTCGTTTGCTCAGAGGCGGAGTCGAAATCCATGAGTATCAGCCTCAGGTCCTTCATGCGAAGCTTATCATCATTGACGGTATCGTGTACATCGGCTCGGCTAACCTGGACCACCGAAGCCTGAGCATCAATTACGAGCTCATGGTGCGTTTTGAAACCAAAGACTTCGCGCAAAAGGCGCGCGAAGTCTTTAACGCGAATCTGAAGGAATCTCGCGGAGTAACTCTGAATGATTGGAAAGAATTGTCATTCTGGCGTCGATTTAAGCAATCGTGGGCTTACTTCCTCCTGGTCCGAATCGATCCCTGGATTGCCCGATGGCAATGGCGGGCCTTGCAGGATTGAGAACGTGCTCTCCGTCACCTGGCCAGGGCCACAAGGTAACGTTGGAACCGCGTGGCGGTTTCAGCCTGGGCGAGGTGGAGATAAATCTGGTGCAGATTGCCGCAAATCCGCAAGAGCATGCGGCGCGAGGTCACCGGCGCCAGGTAATCATCCCGGACGCTGTAATTGCCCTGAAGCAAATATTGCACGCAATCAGCCTTGGTCATCAGTTTTCCGCCATCAAACGGATCGATATAAATCTCTCCAGCGGTGGACTGATAGCGGCAGATGAAATGGCCCGGAAGGCCAATGCCGACGATGGGCAACTGCAAGCGCCGGGCCAGCAGCAGATACACCAGGCATAGATTAATCGGATTGCCGGCCCGCCGGTCCAGGACCCGGTTTAAATAGCTGTTGTCCGGGTCGTAATAATTCTCTTCGTCTCCCGCAAAGCTCAGTTCGTTAAAGAGATATTGATTGAGGCAACCAAGGACCTCCGTCGGCTCTGTGTTGCCGTCGAGGCGCTGCCGCAAATCTCGGACGTAGCTGTCCAGCAGCGCCTGGTACCCCTCGACGTTGATATCAGGATATTGCGTTTGGGCCAATAGCCACCCCCCTTGTTCAATATCCAGCTCCTCGCCATGTTTGAGGCAGAATGCCAGAAACCGGTTATCGGCGCCCTGGCGGTCAAAGCGCAGCACGATTTCCTGGGCGCGCCTTCGCAACGCGGGGTCCCGGCTTAATGTGTGCGGCCTTAGCCATTCGGCCACGGGCGGACCGAATGAAAGAATTTTTTGGCGGATGTTCTTAAAAATGAGAGGGTCGTCGTCTGCAAGCAGCGTTAGCAAAGCCCCCTTTTGACTCTCGGAGAGCGCTTCGGTTCCTGCGGCTATGGCGTCAGCCTGTTTCATCCAGTCCTTCTCCCGTACCAATAGACCAGAACCCACCCAGGATTCAATGAAGAAATGCAGCAACCTCGCGCATCGCAGGCATCGTGTGCGCGAGGGGATTCCGGACAAGGAACTTTACAGCCGACGAGGAGGAGGGAGCCGTCCAGATTGTAATTAAGCGGCGACCGCAACCTCTCCAACCGGCTCGACAAAATGCTCGGGCGCGGGGATATGCGCCAGGTGCGGGCGCAAAATGGGAGCCGACCAGTACTCTTCAAGGCGCCTGACAATGCTAACCAGCTCGGCCTGGTCGGTAGGTTTCACAAAGTAATGGTCCACCCCAAGATGGCTCGCATGGCGCAGGTCCTCAGGGTCCAACGAGGAACTGAACACCGCCACTTTGGCCGGGCGAAGGCCCGGCTCGGAGGCGAGCCAATCAAGGACCTCGAAACCGCTCATCGCGGGCATCTTGAGGTCCAACAGGAGCAAAGCCGGCCAATCGCATTCGCGACGGGCTTTCTCGTGCAAGGATTGGATAACCTCGAAGCCGTTGCGGGCCCAGTCCAGGTGGACCTGTGCGCCCGCTCTCTTAAAGGCCCGTCGAAGCAGGAGTTGATCGGCTTCGTCATCCTCAGCCACAAGAATAGAAGGGGTAGCTTTCATGGCACAGTCTGGTTTAGAACTAGCGCCCAGTTTAATGAGATGAAAAAGGGATTTAAATGGGGTACGAACCCCACAAATTGCGCCGCCCTCGCGTTATCTGCGGTCATTTATCAATACGTCGCGGGGGGCAAAAACCAGGGCAGCGATAACTAAAAGCATGCCGGACGCCAGGTACACCACCGAGCAGAGAGAGATCGACCAGCCCATGTTTTCCATTTCCGTTCGATAAGGGCCGTGAAGGCTCACCCAACCGACCAGCACAGGGCCCAAAGCCCCGCCACCCCAACCGACGGTGTTCATGATGCCGGCGGCGGTGCCGCGGGCCCGGGGCCCGACCACGTCAAAAAGCGAAGCGAAAATGTTCGAGTCATAAAACCCTTTGCAGAGGCCAAACAGGGTCATCGCCGCCAGCAACACCTTGGGGCTGGTGGTCCATCCCACCAGAAAAACCCAAATCGCCCCGGCCAGAAGTCCAAGTGCCTGGACCAGGATGCGCCCGCCGCTGGTCCGCCGCGCCCAGCGATCAGCCAGCCATCCGCCAAAGGGCACACTCACGGCGCTGGCCAGGTGGATAAAGGCGCTCCCAGAAAGCCCGGCCGAGGTGAGCGTGAAGTGGAACTTTTCGACCAGGAACGTGGGAGTCCAGGTAAGGAAAATGGCTGCAACAAAATTAGCCCCAAGGAACGCCGCCAGCAGCAGCAAAGCAGTGGGCTTGCGAAAGACAAGCGCTCCAATTTCCTTCAATCGGAGAGGGAGAAGCGCCGCGTCTCTCGCAGTGTCAGGGGCTTCATCATGTTCGGCCTCACCGCGGCAGGGTTCTCGCAAAAAGCGCCACAAGAGCAGCGCCAGCATCATGCCGGCAGCGCCGAAGAAATAAAACCCGGCGCGCCACCCAAAGCGCACGGCGAACCACGCCCCCAGCCAGCCCCCGGCGACCGTGCCGATATAAACCCCAGAATTATGGATTCCCAAAGCGCGGGAACGGGTGCGGCCATGATAATCGCTGAGCAGGGAGGTGGATGCCGGAAAATAAAAGGTTTCCCCCAACCCCTCGCACGCGCGCACGCCAATGAACTGCCCGAGGGTCGCGCAACGGCCAGTCAACATGGTGATGAAACTCCAGAAAAGGCAGCCGCCCAAAATTACGTCCTTACGCCGCAACCGGTCTCCGATGAACCCGGCCAGCGGGGCGCCAGCGGCGTAGAGCCACATAAAAGCCGAGCCGATGAGGCCCAACTGCACCAGGTTAAATCCAAACTCCTCTCGTAACTTGGGAAACACGGAGAAAATGGTCTGGCGATCGGCGTAGTTGGAGAAGCAAATAAACCACAGCATCAACAAGGCCCACCATTTGTAACCGGTGGCCAAACGCGGTGCCGCGTGGATTTGCACGTCGCGCGCCGGAGGAGTCATGGCAGCGGTATATCAGGTTGATAACGTGAATACAAAGCTTGTCTTTCCCAGCCAGCCTGCGTAGAAAACAGAAACGACGATTCTATGAACATATCCCTCAAATCCACCTGCGCTCTCAGTGTCTGCCTGGCGGCTGGCGCCCTGGCGCCCGCCTCTGCTTTGCGCGCTGAAAACGCAATTCCTGACGAATCCAAGACCGGCGGCTATTTCATTGGCTGCCAGGCCTACACTTTCAATCACTTCACCCTCTTCGAGGCCATCGAGAAGACGGCACAAACGGGCGGCAAGGTGATCGAGTTTTATCCGGGGCAGAAGCTCAGCAAAGAGGAGCCCACCGTAAGCTGGGACCATAATGCCTCGCCTGAGACAATCCAGAAGGTTAAGGACCAACTCGCAAAGTATCACCTCAAAGCGGTGAATTACGGCGTTGTTGAAATCCCGCGCGACGAGGCGCAAGCGCGCAAGATTTTTGAATTTGCGCACAAGATGGGCCTCCGCGCCGTCACCACCGAGTCTGTGGATGCGATCGACACCATCGAAAAACTGGTGAAGGAATACGATATTATGGTGGGCTTTCACGATCACCCCAAACGGCCCAACGACCCCAACTACCGCATGTGGGACCCGAATTATATTTTGTCGATCGTCAAGGACCGGGACCCGCGCATCGGGTCCTGTGCCGACACCGGCCACTGGGTGCGCTCGAACTTGAAGCCAGTGGATTGCCTGCGCATTCTCAAAGGGCGCATTATCAGCAGCCATCTCAAGGACCTCAACGAGATGGGTCCCGGCGCCCACGACGTGCCCTACGGCACCGGCGTCTCGGACATACCCGGCATCTTGCAAGAGCTAAGGGCCCAGGGGTTCACCGGCAATATCTCCATCGAGTACGAGTATCACTGGGAGAACTCGTCGCCTGAGGTGGCCCAGTGCATTGGCTTTGTTCGCGGGTATGGGATGGCGAAGGGGTGGTGACCGCGGTTGGCCCCAGAGGGCAGCCGGACAGGCCGAAGTGGAGTCAAATGTGGAAAATTACCGGCAGGAGTAAATGGCACATTTCTTTGATCCAGTTTCCAATGCGCCGGTATCCACCTTCAAGATTCCCACCGCCGGCATGTTTCAGATTGGCCTATGGGGTGGAGGACCGCCCGGCCCCCTGTGGAATGGGCGCATCGGCACTGGCAGATTGGACGTCACTTCCCTTTACGTCGATGGCTGGACTGACCCGGTCACTGGGTTCAATCCGTTCGTCAACGACCCAGCAATAATTGGAGACTACCAAATCAGCTCGGACCGCAGGTTGCTTACCATCAGTGCCGAGCGGTTGAGGAGTTCCAGGTTGTATGGGCTTTATTATGGGTCGCCCTACGCTGAGCCTGTCAACCTGGTCCGAGTCCCGGTTCGCGGTCTGCCCAAAGTCCTCGCCTCGAATGAAGCCAATGCAAGAGCTTTGATAATCAAGTCTTTAATTAAATTTGGAATTTCCAACCGGTTTCTTCGGGTAGGGATTTTAAGTGTGGTTTCTACCGAAGGGGGGTTTCGTCCAAGAAATGAATATAGCTATAGAAATACCCCCAATCCACGGCTGCGCGCTCTATTTGGGGCAAGGCTCCCCGCTTCTGAAGCGGCTCTTGATGCTTTAAAGCGCGATGATGTCGCCTTCTACGAAGCTATCTACGGCGGTAAAAACGGGAATACGCAATACGGGGACGGTTATAAATACCGCGGGCGCGGGTTTAATGGGATAACTTATAAATCACTTTATGAAAGGTATTCCAAACTGACCGGAGTTGATTTGGTTGAAGACCCGGATAAACTGAACGAACCCGCTGTAGCCGCCGATTGTCTCGCTGCTTACTTTGTTGACACTCTTAAAGCAGGAAGAAACGTTTGTAAGACCAGATACGGAATCTTTCCTGAAGAGGTTGATGACCTTTCAACAGCCACTAAAATTGCATTTTCATGCAATGCGGGGTGGGGTTACGCCTGGTGGAACAACAAGATTCTTAACGAGGAGAATAATAAGCAATTAAAAGCCGCATTAAACTTCGATAAATTCGTCTGATGGCTTTGCCCTAAATTACAAAAGGCAATAGTCCCGAATAATTGAGCTGGATGTCATAGGCCGCCCGGAGTTATGGCCCTTTCCCGGCCATTTGGCCGCGGGTGACGCCGAGCTGGTTGAATAATTTGAGTTCGCGCCAGAGCTGGCTGCCTGTGATTTCGCCCTCGATCAATTGGCGGTACTTGCCGATGGTTTGCGTCACCTGGAGCGGTGTTTCATTGAGAAATTCCATGCGGAAATGCCGCACACCGAGTTCCCGCATCCGCGTGACGTATTCGGCGCCGGTTTGGGCCATGGAATTGAATACTGTATTGCGGCAGCCTGCATCGGCCTTAATGGGATGCTCGGTCCCCGCGCGGTCACGCAGTTTTACGTCATGCCGATCACAGGGCCGTCCGCAATTGGTAAAATCCGTTCCTTTGGAAAGGAAGGCGCAAAAGACGCAATGCTCCATGTGAAACATGGGGATATGCTGGTGAATGGTGACCTCGAACCATTCGGGTGGCGCGGCTCGCAGCAGGGCCTCCAACTGCGTGAAGTTCAAATCGTAAGAGGGCGTGAGCCGTTCAAGGCCGAACTTGCTTTTGAAGTAATCGGCAGCAAGAGAGTTGGCGACATTAAACGAATAATCCCCTATGCGCCGGTCGCTCTTGAAGAAACTAAGATGATCATAATTGCGCAGCAGGTAACCGTCCGCTTCGCACGAGCGGACTTGCTTGAGAACCCACTCCTCGCCCGACTTGAAAATGCGCGGTGGCGCAACCCAAATCGTCGAGTGCGGAGAGCGGTTTGGCGCGCAGCGGAAAAGTAGCACGGCTTCACGATATTTCTTCGGGTCCTCGAACTCGCAATAAACGGTTTCGATGCCGCAACCAAGCGCCGCATCCAACTGGGAAAGGTTCCGAACCAAAACAATCAACTGCGCGCCACTGCCTCGTTCTGGCTCCCGAAAGCCCTGGAAAATCGAGAACGAGGAGGAGGGCGACAATCCATTGGTAAAACGTGCTTTCAAACTCCATCGCAATGGTTGCGCTCGCAAAGCCGACAGCCGCTCGACCATCTCGCGCCGCAAGCGGTTAAGCTCGCTTAGCGGAACGAGCGCCGGGCCTTCGAGCAGGTTTTGCAGCGCCCCCAATTCAAAGGGAGTGCCTCCCAACCGGCCCAGTTGCGCGCTGAACCGTTCGGTTGTGAGGGGCTGTTGCTCTGCCTTGACTAACGGCATCTGCGATTCCATGCGCGCCACGTGCCCCAATTCATCCCGCACAATCAAAATCAGCGGTTCGCCAATTTTGCCATAGACTTGAATCGAAACGGGTCGCGCGAACTTTGGTGTTTTTCCTTCAAAACTTTGCCGAAGGCTGCGTTCTAGCGCAGGGTCGCTGGTCTTCCACAATTTATCCCCAGGCTGGACCCGCGCGAAATTAATGTCGCCCCGCCCGAACGTGAGGGAGGCCATCGGCGCGCCGGAAGCGCCATTCCGCGCCTTTACACCATAGACGCGCCCGCCTTCTTCAGCGTGCTCAGGTTTGCCCGCGTCGAAGACAACGCCGTCGCCGGGTTTGAGAGGTCCTTCCAGCCGGACTAGGACGGTCTCGTTATGGACATCGAGGACTTGGCCCAGGTAAACTCCGCGCTTTTTGCCGAAGCGTCCATGGACGAGTTGCTGGTTATTGATTCCGCCGAACCAGCCGGTATAAAGGCCGCGCGAGAAGGCCATCTCCATCTTGTAACGGCGGCTCGAATTCCGCGCGTTGGTTCCTGAGTCGCTGGTGGCCGTCTTCTCGCACAATTGATCCAATGCCTCGCGGTATATTCGGGTAATGTTGGCTACATATTCCGGGCTCTTCAGCCGGCCCTCGATTTTCAGCGAGGCGACACCAAGGCGGGCCAGTTCCGGGAGAAGTTCGAGTCCCGCAAGGTCCTGCGGACTGAGGAGATATTTCCGGTCTCCCAGCGCAACCGGTTTGCCATCGGCGATTAACTCGTAAGGCATCCGGCAGGCCTGGGCGCATTCGCCGCGGTTGGCTGAACGCCCGCCCAACGCCTCGCTGGTGAGGCATTGCCCCGAGTAAGCGACGCAGAGTGCTCCGTGAACGAACACCTCGATGGGGAGGGCGCTTTCGTTAGGCACAGCCAATGCCGCACCCGTTAGCTGCGCGATCTCTTTCAGCGAACATTCCCGGGCCAGGACGACGAGGTTGCACCCGAGCTGGCGGGCAAACTCGATGCCGGCAGCGCTGGTGACGGTCATCTGGGTCGAGACGTGAATGGGGAAATCGGATGAAAGGGCGCGCATCAATCGGCAGATTCCAACATCCTGCACGATAGCAGCATCCGCCCCAGCCGCGATGATCGAGCGCGCATACTGTTCGGCAACGGCCATTTCGTTCTCGAACACGAGCGTGTTGAATGTGACGTAGCCCTTGACGCCACGCTGATGCAGGAATTCCATGAGCTTGGGCAGGTCTGCTTCGGTAAAATTGGCCGCCCGCATCCGGGCATTGAACCTCTCGAGGCCGAAGTAGATGGCGTCGGCGCCGTTTTCAACGGCAGCCCGGGCGCATTCCCAGTCGCCGGCAGGGGCCAGCAACTCGGGAAGGCGCAACCCTTTGGGGCAGCCTTGGCCCGGGCTGCACTCCGGGCCGGGGCTGCCCTGCCCTGCTAAAACATCGGTGACATCACTGCTCATCAGCGAACCACAATCTATCCTCTACAGGAGGGCGGGACAAAGGGTATTTGGGACCCGCGAACCCGAGTTGGTGAGGGGTGGTTATCCTTCCGTTATCACCTTACCCTGCCGCTCAAATGCCGGTTGAAATGTGAATGCAATCTTGGGCGCAAGGTCAGACCCAAAGCGCCAGGACTGGCATAGTCCAAGACGCTTGGCGCGGACCCGGCCAGCCGGCTAAGGTTGCAACCGCTTCAGCAGCAGCTCCACATAATCCAAATCCTCGGGCCGCGTGACTTTGGGATTGGGTAGGACGCTGGGGACCAGCAGGACCGGTTGGCCGATCAACTCACATGCTGCGGTGTCGTCGGTGACCAGAATTCCCCGGTTCCGTACTTCCTCTAATGCGCGGCGGATTATGTCCACGCGAAAGGTTTGAGGGGTTTGCACAGCCCACAAACGGGAGCGATCGAGCGTGCGTTGGACCAACTTGCCATCATTGGATTCTTTAATGGTGTCGGTAATGGACTGAGCGGCTACAGCCG
This region of Verrucomicrobiia bacterium genomic DNA includes:
- a CDS encoding phospholipase D-like domain-containing protein; its protein translation is MPTQATDATCNWLCTGEEFFGAMLEAIDRARESVCLETYIYASGALGERFLDKLVGARQRGARVQVLIDGLGSYGLSESFWKPLRDAGGEVRQFNPISLHRWGIRDHRKLLVCDQGIAFVGGFNIAPEYEGDGVNCGWCDIGLRIEGALVSRLAAAFDEMFARAEFQHKRFMRLRPITASKSILTPQEQVLLSGPGRRRNPIRRALGADLGRARSVQIMVAYFLPSWRIRRQLMRVIRQGGRVQLILAGKSDITISRLAAQNLYRRLLRGGVEIHEYQPQVLHAKLIIIDGIVYIGSANLDHRSLSINYELMVRFETKDFAQKAREVFNANLKESRGVTLNDWKELSFWRRFKQSWAYFLLVRIDPWIARWQWRALQD
- a CDS encoding DUF3656 domain-containing protein; translation: MSSDVTDVLAGQGSPGPECSPGQGCPKGLRLPELLAPAGDWECARAAVENGADAIYFGLERFNARMRAANFTEADLPKLMEFLHQRGVKGYVTFNTLVFENEMAVAEQYARSIIAAGADAAIVQDVGICRLMRALSSDFPIHVSTQMTVTSAAGIEFARQLGCNLVVLARECSLKEIAQLTGAALAVPNESALPIEVFVHGALCVAYSGQCLTSEALGGRSANRGECAQACRMPYELIADGKPVALGDRKYLLSPQDLAGLELLPELARLGVASLKIEGRLKSPEYVANITRIYREALDQLCEKTATSDSGTNARNSSRRYKMEMAFSRGLYTGWFGGINNQQLVHGRFGKKRGVYLGQVLDVHNETVLVRLEGPLKPGDGVVFDAGKPEHAEEGGRVYGVKARNGASGAPMASLTFGRGDINFARVQPGDKLWKTSDPALERSLRQSFEGKTPKFARPVSIQVYGKIGEPLILIVRDELGHVARMESQMPLVKAEQQPLTTERFSAQLGRLGGTPFELGALQNLLEGPALVPLSELNRLRREMVERLSALRAQPLRWSLKARFTNGLSPSSSFSIFQGFREPERGSGAQLIVLVRNLSQLDAALGCGIETVYCEFEDPKKYREAVLLFRCAPNRSPHSTIWVAPPRIFKSGEEWVLKQVRSCEADGYLLRNYDHLSFFKSDRRIGDYSFNVANSLAADYFKSKFGLERLTPSYDLNFTQLEALLRAAPPEWFEVTIHQHIPMFHMEHCVFCAFLSKGTDFTNCGRPCDRHDVKLRDRAGTEHPIKADAGCRNTVFNSMAQTGAEYVTRMRELGVRHFRMEFLNETPLQVTQTIGKYRQLIEGEITGSQLWRELKLFNQLGVTRGQMAGKGP
- a CDS encoding response regulator, with the translated sequence MKATPSILVAEDDEADQLLLRRAFKRAGAQVHLDWARNGFEVIQSLHEKARRECDWPALLLLDLKMPAMSGFEVLDWLASEPGLRPAKVAVFSSSLDPEDLRHASHLGVDHYFVKPTDQAELVSIVRRLEEYWSAPILRPHLAHIPAPEHFVEPVGEVAVAA
- a CDS encoding transglutaminase-like domain-containing protein translates to MKQADAIAAGTEALSESQKGALLTLLADDDPLIFKNIRQKILSFGPPVAEWLRPHTLSRDPALRRRAQEIVLRFDRQGADNRFLAFCLKHGEELDIEQGGWLLAQTQYPDINVEGYQALLDSYVRDLRQRLDGNTEPTEVLGCLNQYLFNELSFAGDEENYYDPDNSYLNRVLDRRAGNPINLCLVYLLLARRLQLPIVGIGLPGHFICRYQSTAGEIYIDPFDGGKLMTKADCVQYLLQGNYSVRDDYLAPVTSRRMLLRICGNLHQIYLHLAQAETATRFQRYLVALAR
- a CDS encoding MFS transporter produces the protein MTPPARDVQIHAAPRLATGYKWWALLMLWFICFSNYADRQTIFSVFPKLREEFGFNLVQLGLIGSAFMWLYAAGAPLAGFIGDRLRRKDVILGGCLFWSFITMLTGRCATLGQFIGVRACEGLGETFYFPASTSLLSDYHGRTRSRALGIHNSGVYIGTVAGGWLGAWFAVRFGWRAGFYFFGAAGMMLALLLWRFLREPCRGEAEHDEAPDTARDAALLPLRLKEIGALVFRKPTALLLLAAFLGANFVAAIFLTWTPTFLVEKFHFTLTSAGLSGSAFIHLASAVSVPFGGWLADRWARRTSGGRILVQALGLLAGAIWVFLVGWTTSPKVLLAAMTLFGLCKGFYDSNIFASLFDVVGPRARGTAAGIMNTVGWGGGALGPVLVGWVSLHGPYRTEMENMGWSISLCSVVYLASGMLLVIAALVFAPRDVLINDRR
- a CDS encoding sugar phosphate isomerase/epimerase, whose amino-acid sequence is MNISLKSTCALSVCLAAGALAPASALRAENAIPDESKTGGYFIGCQAYTFNHFTLFEAIEKTAQTGGKVIEFYPGQKLSKEEPTVSWDHNASPETIQKVKDQLAKYHLKAVNYGVVEIPRDEAQARKIFEFAHKMGLRAVTTESVDAIDTIEKLVKEYDIMVGFHDHPKRPNDPNYRMWDPNYILSIVKDRDPRIGSCADTGHWVRSNLKPVDCLRILKGRIISSHLKDLNEMGPGAHDVPYGTGVSDIPGILQELRAQGFTGNISIEYEYHWENSSPEVAQCIGFVRGYGMAKGW